Proteins from a single region of Amycolatopsis sp. CA-230715:
- a CDS encoding helix-turn-helix domain-containing protein: MADLKKGARITGNTRDKLAADLKKKYEKGASIRSLAESTGRSYGFVHRVLSESGVQLRGRGGATRVKKK; this comes from the coding sequence GTGGCGGACCTCAAGAAGGGCGCGCGGATCACCGGTAACACGCGCGACAAGCTTGCCGCTGACTTGAAGAAGAAATACGAGAAGGGGGCGAGCATTCGTTCGCTCGCGGAGTCCACCGGACGCTCGTACGGTTTTGTGCACCGCGTGCTTTCCGAATCGGGTGTGCAGCTTCGTGGTCGTGGCGGCGCCACTCGCGTCAAGAAGAAGTAA